Part of the Lates calcarifer isolate ASB-BC8 linkage group LG6, TLL_Latcal_v3, whole genome shotgun sequence genome, AGGTCTCTGTCCAGAGGAGTGCAGGTTTAGGAAGAGCTAAAATACTGCACCCAGGCTTCTAGTAGAGGACCCCAGCTTGAAGACATACACACCACCCCCACACGGGAGTGAGAGGGAGTTTTTTGCACTTGCATTTGCACTGTTGAGACATTTATCTTTAAACATTAATCAACATATTACTGAAAAGCTGCGTAAGTGGCTGTCCAATTCATGTTGAAATGACCTTTACTTTGTTTCACTACCAAGAGTACAATATAACAACATACATAACAATATactattaaaaatatttcaggcAGCATCTGAAGGCAACATtacagcagtggaaaaaaggAATTAACTCAAGACAAAAATACCTCACAGGAAGGTTTATTTgtctaaatatatttatttttatgcctcTGGACTTCAACTTAAAAACCTGATTCAGTGACCCACATCTTAAAGTAGGTGACCCCTTTTTATCACTTCTAAATAGGCTCTTCAAGCATCTGACTTAATGCGGCCCCAGTTATTTTCTCCCATCCATGACAGATAACTGGAAGAAGTCAATTCCATGTATTTGTTTAACTGAGATGATAAGTGCTGATATTTAGCAGTTTGTAAGCAGGTTAATGGTAGAGATTACTTGGATATAAGTAACACAATGAACAAAGTAATGTCCGTGTTGTTTAAATCCGCAATAAACTTGTTCATTTGTGTCATTCACCTGTTTTCAGATGCTCCACCTGACTGCAGGGCGCGTGGGAAGCCTCCTGGCCAGGCGCGCGACTGCGGCCTTTACTGCCAGCAGCGCGAGGATGGCGAGCCACGGTCACGGTACCATGATACTTGTGTTTTTCCACGTCTGCCATCTAACCTATACCGGTGTTCAAAGCAGAATTAAAAGAGCACAATCTTCTCAAGTAGAAAAGTGTTTGTCGTCTGTATGAActggatgttttattttaactctCCATAAACAACAAGGTCAGAGTTGGCTGTAGGCTCGCTGAAGGTGCAGGTCTGCAGCCTGTGGTAGAAATTCCAGCTGTTAGGCCGCTGCAAATGTTTATATCCAACTATAGCACAGGGGCACATTTGTTTTGGTAGTTACAGCCATTCAAGCGGTGCCTCCATGAGAATAACCAAAATGTCCCCGCACTGCTCGCTTGAATGTGCTTCGAGGTGTCTGCAACCTGAGACTTATCCTGAGCTAATTAAACTAGCCTATCTTTTACCACAGGCTAGATCACTGGATCACGACTGGACCAAAACAGTCACGTGACACAAGCAGTTTGAACACAAATGAATAGGTATAATGTGTGATGTctacaaaatatacagtttgCCCCGAGTTTAAATAGAACAATAACTTTGTGATTTACAAAATTAGTTTTGTTACATTATTCATGTAATTAGAGCTCAACAAGCTGCACCTtcatttggggggggggggggggtatcgCGATACGAGATTGTGGAGGTTTGTATCGCAATGATAAATTTAAAATTGTCTCTCACCCTAACTGTGGTTACCTTATGGTACAAAAGGTAGTGGACCATTTCAGGAAAATTATATCATAATACAGATATTGATACTGATATATTAACACACTTGTCACTTGAATGCAGTGATTACAACTACATTATACAGTAGAATAACTTAATAATTAATTGCAGTAGAggtatatattatattatattatattatattatatatatatatatatatatatatatatatatatatatatatatatatataccttcCATCACTGAGGATTTAATTGTGTCCACCAATATCACAGCTATCAGAATTTGTGACATACAGACTGGGGAACTACCATTACTGGTAGCTGCTATCAAGTATGTGAAAAGTATAATAAAATTGCAATTAGGTCACAGAACCATCAGATTCTAATCATCAgattattttattcaaaaaagTTTATTTGGTGTGAAGGGTTTGAGCGTAATCATCTAAATTAAGGTGCCTGACATGAGATTTAAAATACCCAGTCTAATTTAAATCCTTAGTATCGTTACATATTCAGTCTGTTTATGTGCCAGAGCAGGAGGCCTCTGTCTATCAAACCAGCAGATGGCGCTGCTGGACTGTTATGACATTACATCCATACACACAGATGGTTCCTGGGGCTATTGTGTCTAAGCCATGGTTTTAGAAATGTGTCTTGACTGTACATTGTTGCATCTGTTGATTCCAGAGGtgactcctctctcctctgtccctgcAGATGTGGTAGAGTCCGTGGACATGTCTCAGCCAATGTACTGGGACCGTGTGGACCTCCCTCTGCCTGACAGACCCTACAAAGATACACTGACTGCTACTGACAAGAGCctgaaacagaaggagaaaggaCCCTGGGGCCAACTGTCGAAAGAGGAGAAGATTGCCTGTAGGCAGCACACAGTACagtcaaatacacacatcaaaacatatttaaatacacaTCTGTAAATCAATACAGGATGCTAAATATTCACACAAGAGCACACTGCCTTTATTAGTAatgaaaagtaactaagtacgtttattcaagtactgtacCAAAGTACAATTCTGAGTTACTTGTACTGAACTTGTACCATATTATACCACTTTATATTGTGTTGTGtgaaacactgtattttttattccaCTACAATAATCTGATGGATGTAGAATAAAATTTCACCCACCGTAACATTGCTTAAgctcataaaataaaacacattgtctAAGAACTTAGATTAAACTGGTGGTTTTTGGCTTAGAGCTGTGTCTAGCTGGGGCCCTTTGTCACATGTTTCATTTCTGACAGAAAGATTTCCCCTCTAAACTTCTcaaatggtttcatttaaatatttcacaaacaATTATGTAAAGTTtacagaaaagtgaaaaatatggatTGAAATTTGTATAGCAgagctttgttttctttattttcaacCCCCCACTTGTGACTCTTAACTGAGTCTTAAGTATTTACAACTCCTGCCACCTTAACCAGCTTCAACTCTAAAATGCTACTTTtgcactgatgcatcagtaGCAATTGAATTATGTTAAATAATATCAGTCACAGGGTATTTTATTTCAGAGCAAGTACTTTTACTATTGATACTTTAAATACAATAATACTTTTGAACCCATAACATTTATAGGGGGAACTTTTGGATTGTTGTATTGGTATTTATACCAATCTGAATACCTATTCTTAAGTAACATTGAGTAACATTATGCTCAGCATTTTGTAGGTTCTGCAGAAGAGTAgaaatgaggaagagagagcaatAGTTTGCTCATTATTTGAACTTTAAAAGgttattttatgtctttttttttggccaaaCAGGAAACATGTGGAGAGATAGAGGggttttacacacaaataacagTGGTCCATGCAGGTACATGGTCAGCTACCAGGCCAACTATATACTCCtgtatattgtatttattatacTGTACACCTCCCTAATGTTTCCTCTTGATCTCTACatcagccctctctctctcacccccctGCAGTGTATCGTCTGACATTCTGCCAGACCTTCCCAGAGATGAAGCAGAAGACAGAAGAGTGGAAGACTGTCCTGGGCAGCGTCTTCTTCTTTCTGGGCTTCACCGGCCTGGTGGTCTGGTGGCAGAAAGTCTACGGTAAATCTGCCTGTCAAATCTGACGATGACAATGGAAGTGGCTGTTTCTGCCTCAACATCACTGACTTGGTGCTACTGTGTTCCACTTGGTgcaggcctttttcacagcagaccaGAAAAAGCACAGCTGTagctaataacattaatgaggCTCTGTTCCTTTTAAGTATCCCAGTAAGCCAGCATTCACAATACCAGGGTCCTGGATTCATCTAAAGGGGCTGCAGGCTTTATTAGcattttctgcagcagctcctaGTGAAGCATCATGTTCATGTAcacatgacatgtttttatgttcataTTAACTGTATTACAGAGTTCACTGATGTGTGAATGTACCTTTCTATTCCTTGTTTCCTCCAGTCTATCCTGAACGCCCCAGGACCTTTGATGACGAGTGGCAGGCCAAACAGTTAAAAAGGATGTTGGACATGAGGATCAGCCCCGTCGAGGGCTTCTCTGCCAAGTGGGACTATGAGAAGGGTCAATGGAAGTAAAAAGACAGTTGGACTGTGGCTGAGGTGGCACAGAGTCTGGACCTGTGACTCCAGAGTACAGCTTTTTGTCCCactctgtgaagctgctgttgaaGTACACCTGAATTTGAATGTtccattattaatgttaaaacCACTAGCTTATCCACTGTTAGCATCTCTGGGGTAATTTTACTCTGAGCCACCTCTGGCTTTCAGTCAGCTGCCTCTTCTTCAACCACTGCCGCCTTCTGTCATGGTGATAACTGTGTCCGTCCAGGTGCAACCTTATAATAATAAAGTTTTGCCcgtgtctctgtctcagtcttttTATTATGTGCTGTTAGCTCTGCTCAGGTGCTACTCTGCTTGCTTCCTGTGTGGCAGGGTCATCTTTGTTTGAATTGCATAAAATAAGTTATTAAGACAGGGCGGCtctgtggtgcagtggttagcac contains:
- the LOC108884887 gene encoding cytochrome c oxidase subunit 4 isoform 2, mitochondrial isoform X1; this translates as MLHLTAGRVGSLLARRATAAFTASSARMASHGHEVTPLSSVPADVVESVDMSQPMYWDRVDLPLPDRPYKDTLTATDKSLKQKEKGPWGQLSKEEKIALYRLTFCQTFPEMKQKTEEWKTVLGSVFFFLGFTGLVVWWQKVYVYPERPRTFDDEWQAKQLKRMLDMRISPVEGFSAKWDYEKGQWK
- the LOC108884887 gene encoding cytochrome c oxidase subunit 4 isoform 2, mitochondrial isoform X2 → MLHLTAGRVGSLLARRATAAFTASSARMASHGHDVVESVDMSQPMYWDRVDLPLPDRPYKDTLTATDKSLKQKEKGPWGQLSKEEKIALYRLTFCQTFPEMKQKTEEWKTVLGSVFFFLGFTGLVVWWQKVYVYPERPRTFDDEWQAKQLKRMLDMRISPVEGFSAKWDYEKGQWK